The Solibacillus daqui genome has a segment encoding these proteins:
- a CDS encoding universal stress protein translates to MSNHYQNIVVAVDGSKLSDYAFKKAIDVAKRNVGSTLHIIHVIDTSVATSFDMLYDNMIELIRKHGEVLLDGCETQAKDAGIENVEKILTKGVPKQVLSKKLHEHVQPDLIICGATGVNAVEQVFLGSNTEAIVRHAKCDVLVVRTPEE, encoded by the coding sequence GTGTCGAACCATTATCAAAATATTGTCGTTGCAGTAGACGGCTCAAAATTATCAGATTATGCATTTAAAAAAGCGATTGATGTAGCAAAACGAAATGTGGGGTCTACCCTACATATTATTCATGTAATCGATACTAGTGTAGCTACTTCATTCGATATGCTTTATGACAATATGATAGAATTAATTCGCAAGCACGGCGAAGTATTATTAGATGGATGCGAAACACAAGCAAAAGATGCAGGCATCGAAAATGTAGAAAAGATCTTAACAAAAGGGGTTCCTAAACAAGTATTATCAAAAAAATTACATGAACATGTGCAACCCGATTTAATCATTTGTGGTGCAACAGGTGTTAATGCCGTAGAACAAGTTTTCCTTGGCTCAAACACTGAAGCAATTGTACGCCACGCAAAATGTGATGTTTTAGTAGTACGTACACCAGAAGAGTAA
- the proC gene encoding pyrroline-5-carboxylate reductase: MKYGFIGLGNMASAIIHGMITSEYFVPTNVYGINRSIEKTENLIDKYAIQAATSIEQLANEVDVIILAIKPQMFEDVLPTIKKHLTDKHIIISIAAGKSLEYLHEQLGNDTTIFRVMPNINATIGASTSCYSTLNASQTHKELVEQLFSTIGSIVELPENLFSIFTSIGCSSPAFTYLYIDSLARAAVREGMPKDMALEIAASSVLGSAKMVLESDSHPWALIDQVCSPGGTTIQGVTSLQVNHFESTIYEAVDAVTTKDALIQKQTVK, translated from the coding sequence ATGAAATATGGATTTATCGGGCTTGGCAATATGGCGAGCGCTATTATACATGGAATGATTACAAGTGAATACTTTGTGCCAACAAATGTATATGGGATTAATAGATCTATCGAAAAAACAGAAAATTTAATTGATAAATATGCTATTCAAGCAGCTACTTCTATAGAACAATTAGCAAATGAAGTCGACGTCATCATACTTGCAATAAAGCCACAAATGTTCGAAGATGTTTTGCCAACAATTAAGAAACATTTAACTGACAAGCACATCATAATTTCTATCGCAGCTGGAAAATCACTAGAATATTTACACGAACAATTAGGTAATGACACAACAATTTTCCGTGTAATGCCAAATATTAATGCAACAATTGGTGCTTCAACAAGCTGCTATTCTACCCTTAATGCCAGCCAAACACATAAGGAGTTAGTTGAACAATTATTTTCAACAATAGGTTCAATTGTGGAACTACCAGAAAATTTATTCTCGATTTTTACATCAATTGGTTGTTCTTCACCTGCTTTTACCTACCTTTACATTGATTCATTGGCTCGCGCTGCTGTTCGCGAAGGAATGCCTAAGGATATGGCATTAGAAATTGCGGCAAGTTCGGTATTAGGTAGTGCAAAAATGGTACTAGAATCCGATTCGCATCCATGGGCTTTAATCGACCAAGTTTGTTCACCAGGTGGCACTACGATTCAAGGTGTTACTTCACTTCAAGTAAATCATTTCGAAAGTACCATTTATGAAGCTGTAGATGCTGTCACTACGAAAGACGCATTGATTCAAAAACAAACTGTAAAATAA
- the nspC gene encoding carboxynorspermidine decarboxylase: MTAALEKETGINWNEAPSPAFVVDERLLERNLKLLKSVQDRTGCEILLALKGFSMWSTFPMAREYLAGITSSSLFEARLGFEEFGKEVHAYAPAYAEHEIDEYLTYVDHIVFNSFDQLNKYKDKVLNHEKNISIGLRVNPGYSEVETPLYDPCYINSRLGIPVDSFRPDELDGVEGIHFHAMCEQGADVLERILVHFEEKYGQYLHQMKWVNFGGGHHITKPGYDVELLVKLINHIQDTYDVKVILEPGEAIALNTGYLVATVLDIVHNGMELAIVDSSATCHMPDTLEMPYRAHIIGSGEANEKAYTYRLGGMTCLAGDIIGDYSFDEPLKAGDKLVFTDMAHYTMVKTHMFNGVNLPSICSYNDEEGMKVIRTFHYEDYKGRLS; this comes from the coding sequence ATGACTGCTGCTCTTGAAAAAGAAACAGGCATTAATTGGAATGAGGCACCATCACCTGCCTTCGTTGTAGACGAACGCCTACTAGAACGAAATTTAAAGCTGTTAAAATCAGTCCAAGACCGTACAGGCTGTGAAATTTTACTTGCATTAAAAGGGTTTTCAATGTGGTCAACATTCCCAATGGCTCGCGAATATTTAGCAGGAATCACATCTTCTTCTTTATTTGAAGCGCGCCTTGGTTTCGAGGAATTCGGCAAGGAAGTACATGCATATGCACCTGCCTATGCAGAACACGAAATTGACGAATACTTAACATATGTCGACCACATCGTCTTTAACTCATTTGATCAGTTAAATAAGTATAAAGACAAAGTATTAAACCACGAGAAAAATATTTCGATTGGTTTACGCGTCAACCCTGGTTATTCTGAGGTGGAAACACCACTTTATGACCCGTGCTACATTAATTCTCGCCTTGGGATTCCAGTTGATTCATTCCGACCTGATGAACTAGACGGGGTGGAAGGCATTCACTTCCATGCGATGTGTGAGCAAGGTGCTGACGTACTAGAACGTATTTTAGTGCACTTTGAAGAAAAATACGGTCAGTACTTACACCAAATGAAGTGGGTGAACTTCGGTGGTGGTCATCATATTACGAAACCAGGTTATGATGTGGAACTACTTGTAAAGCTAATTAACCATATTCAAGACACATATGATGTCAAAGTAATTTTAGAGCCAGGTGAAGCAATTGCGCTAAACACAGGTTATTTAGTCGCTACAGTGCTTGATATCGTACACAACGGCATGGAGCTAGCAATTGTTGATTCTTCAGCAACTTGCCATATGCCAGATACGTTAGAAATGCCGTACCGCGCACATATTATAGGTTCAGGTGAAGCAAATGAAAAAGCATATACATACCGATTAGGTGGTATGACATGCTTAGCTGGTGATATTATCGGTGATTATTCATTTGATGAGCCATTAAAAGCAGGCGATAAGCTCGTATTTACAGACATGGCGCATTATACAATGGTGAAAACGCATATGTTCAACGGTGTAAATTTACCAAGTATTTGCTCTTATAACGATGAGGAAGGTATGAAGGTCATTCGTACATTCCATTATGAGGATTATAAAGGCCGCTTATCTTAA
- a CDS encoding biotin transporter BioY, producing the protein MNTITSTNSFKTIDLVYCGLFSTLMMIGANITSFVPFLVIGGVPITLQTFFAILAGLVLGSRKGAIACTVYMLIGLAGAPVFSKFTGGFSAILFPTFGFIITFILCAYVAGRIVEHYKTKTSYIFAALIALVINYVLGTTWMYVAYKFWADAPEGFSYGMAWLWMLPPMPKDIILAIFAGIFGYRIQKILKILPIK; encoded by the coding sequence ATGAATACTATTACCTCAACAAATAGCTTTAAAACGATTGATTTAGTTTATTGCGGACTATTTTCTACTTTGATGATGATCGGTGCAAATATTACATCATTCGTACCCTTTTTAGTAATTGGAGGTGTTCCAATTACATTGCAAACCTTTTTCGCGATTTTAGCAGGCCTTGTACTTGGAAGCAGAAAAGGGGCCATTGCTTGTACAGTATATATGTTAATCGGATTAGCAGGTGCACCTGTATTTTCTAAATTCACAGGTGGTTTCTCAGCCATTCTATTTCCAACATTCGGCTTTATCATTACGTTTATCTTATGTGCGTATGTAGCAGGTAGAATTGTAGAACACTACAAAACAAAAACTTCTTATATCTTTGCAGCTCTTATTGCACTAGTTATTAATTACGTACTAGGTACAACTTGGATGTATGTTGCCTATAAATTTTGGGCTGATGCACCAGAAGGCTTTAGCTATGGGATGGCTTGGTTATGGATGTTACCTCCGATGCCAAAAGATATCATACTAGCCATTTTTGCTGGTATCTTTGGGTACCGTATCCAAAAGATACTAAAAATTTTACCGATAAAATAA
- the tig gene encoding trigger factor has product MSVKWEKQEGNEGLLTVTVEAVEVDKALDQAFKKVVKQINVPGFRKGKMPRPVFEKMYGVEALYQDALEIVINSSYPVALDEAGIEPVDYPEIAGTENFAKGADFTYTATVTVKPEPKLGEYKGLEVTKQSAEVTDEEIQSMIDAELAKKAELEIKEDEAIVEFDTAVIDFEGFVGDEAFEGGKGEDYPLEIGSGSFIPGFEEQLIGAKAGETKDVLVTFPEEYHAAELAGKEAKFVVNIKEVKTKVLPELTDEFAKEIDPEVETVEALKAKLKETTIANKEADVEATLRDELVEKAAENTEVEIPQGMINTEVDRMIQEFGQRLQMQGMNLDLYYQFSGQDEAALRAQMAEEAGGRVKVSLVLEAIGQAEGIEVSEEDINTEIEKMAAQFGMDKDQILTALGGTSILENDIRTQKTVEFLVENAKIN; this is encoded by the coding sequence ATGTCAGTAAAATGGGAAAAACAAGAAGGTAACGAAGGTTTATTAACAGTTACAGTAGAAGCTGTAGAAGTTGATAAAGCTTTAGACCAAGCTTTCAAAAAAGTTGTAAAACAAATTAACGTACCAGGTTTCCGTAAAGGAAAAATGCCTCGTCCAGTATTCGAAAAAATGTACGGTGTAGAAGCATTATACCAAGATGCTTTAGAAATCGTGATTAACTCTTCATACCCAGTAGCATTAGATGAAGCTGGTATCGAGCCAGTTGACTACCCAGAAATCGCTGGTACAGAAAACTTCGCTAAAGGTGCTGACTTCACTTACACTGCAACAGTAACAGTGAAACCAGAACCAAAATTAGGCGAATACAAAGGTTTAGAAGTAACGAAACAATCTGCTGAAGTAACTGATGAAGAGATTCAATCTATGATTGACGCTGAATTAGCGAAAAAAGCTGAATTAGAAATTAAAGAAGATGAAGCTATCGTAGAATTCGATACAGCTGTAATCGATTTCGAAGGTTTCGTAGGTGACGAAGCATTCGAAGGTGGTAAAGGTGAAGACTACCCATTAGAAATCGGTTCTGGTTCATTCATCCCAGGCTTCGAAGAACAATTAATCGGTGCTAAAGCTGGCGAAACAAAAGACGTTTTAGTTACTTTCCCAGAAGAGTACCACGCTGCTGAATTAGCTGGTAAAGAAGCGAAATTCGTGGTAAACATTAAAGAAGTAAAAACAAAAGTATTACCAGAATTAACAGATGAGTTCGCTAAAGAAATCGACCCAGAAGTTGAAACTGTAGAAGCTTTAAAAGCTAAATTAAAAGAAACTACAATCGCTAACAAAGAAGCTGACGTTGAAGCAACTTTACGTGATGAGTTAGTTGAAAAAGCTGCTGAAAACACAGAAGTTGAAATTCCACAAGGCATGATCAACACTGAAGTAGACCGTATGATCCAAGAATTTGGTCAACGTTTACAAATGCAAGGTATGAACCTAGACCTTTACTACCAATTCTCAGGTCAAGATGAGGCTGCATTACGCGCTCAAATGGCAGAAGAAGCGGGCGGTCGCGTAAAAGTTTCTTTAGTATTAGAAGCAATCGGTCAAGCTGAAGGCATCGAAGTATCTGAAGAAGATATCAATACAGAAATCGAAAAAATGGCTGCACAATTTGGTATGGACAAAGACCAAATCCTAACTGCTTTAGGTGGTACATCGATCCTTGAGAACGATATCCGCACACAAAAAACAGTTGAGTTCTTAGTAGAAAACGCTAAAATCAACTAA
- a CDS encoding protein adenylyltransferase SelO has product MQQQQFGFRFDNQYTTLPQSFFTKVQLNRVKKPSIAIFNRSLAQDLQLNADELLQTGADVLAGNLELEGAAQIAQAYAGHQFGHLNMLGDGRALLLGEHVLANGERFDVQLKGSGRTPYSRGGDGRAALGPMLREFIISEAMHALSIPTTRSLAVTSTGDVIYREQALEGAVLTRIAQSHLRVGTFQYAATYAGVENLRALADYTIARHYPDILQDENCYLALLERVLDKQAALVAKWQSVGFIHGVMNTDNMTISGETIDYGPCAFMDTFDPATVFSSIDRQGRYAYGNQPNIALWNLTRFAESLLPIIATDLEEAIQFAQPVVEKFPSAFEAYYFSEMRKKLGLLSTEEQDEALILQLLEYMEQFEVDYTNTFRALTAGAYPKNLLFQSEEFLQWEQQWLGRLDAQGTTIEEARDFMKSVNPVIIPRNHVVEQSINEFVEGEPALFLQLLQAVTNPYTIADSKFTEPPQDDSPPFVSYCGT; this is encoded by the coding sequence TTGCAACAACAACAATTTGGATTTCGATTTGACAATCAATATACAACGTTACCGCAAAGTTTTTTTACGAAAGTTCAGCTAAATCGTGTGAAAAAGCCTTCGATTGCGATTTTTAATCGTTCGTTGGCCCAGGATTTACAGTTGAATGCAGATGAATTATTACAGACAGGTGCGGATGTATTAGCCGGAAATTTAGAGCTAGAAGGAGCTGCGCAAATCGCACAGGCATATGCTGGACATCAATTTGGTCATTTAAATATGCTAGGTGATGGGCGCGCACTATTATTGGGTGAACATGTATTAGCAAATGGTGAACGTTTTGATGTACAGCTAAAGGGCTCTGGGCGCACACCGTATTCTCGTGGTGGCGATGGGCGTGCAGCACTTGGCCCTATGTTGCGTGAATTTATCATCAGTGAAGCAATGCATGCGCTCAGTATTCCGACAACCCGTAGCTTAGCAGTCACTTCTACAGGCGATGTGATTTATCGGGAACAGGCGTTAGAGGGCGCAGTATTAACACGTATTGCACAAAGCCATCTGCGTGTTGGGACGTTTCAATATGCGGCAACATATGCAGGTGTAGAGAATTTGCGTGCGTTGGCAGATTATACAATAGCACGTCATTATCCTGACATTTTACAGGATGAAAATTGTTATTTAGCGCTGCTAGAGCGTGTTTTAGACAAGCAAGCAGCACTTGTAGCAAAATGGCAAAGTGTCGGTTTTATTCATGGTGTCATGAATACAGACAATATGACGATTAGTGGTGAAACAATAGATTATGGCCCATGTGCATTTATGGATACCTTTGATCCCGCAACGGTTTTTAGCTCAATTGATAGGCAAGGGAGATATGCATATGGTAATCAGCCGAACATCGCATTATGGAATCTAACACGATTTGCCGAAAGTTTGTTGCCGATAATTGCAACTGATTTAGAAGAAGCTATTCAGTTTGCTCAACCGGTAGTTGAAAAGTTCCCGAGTGCCTTTGAAGCTTATTATTTTAGTGAAATGCGAAAAAAGCTAGGATTATTATCAACCGAAGAGCAAGACGAGGCACTTATCTTACAATTGCTTGAGTATATGGAGCAATTTGAAGTTGACTATACAAATACATTCCGTGCTCTAACAGCCGGAGCATATCCTAAGAACCTATTGTTCCAATCAGAAGAATTTTTACAATGGGAACAACAATGGCTAGGCCGTTTAGATGCACAAGGCACGACTATTGAAGAAGCAAGAGACTTTATGAAATCAGTGAACCCAGTTATTATCCCGCGTAATCATGTCGTTGAACAATCGATTAACGAATTCGTTGAAGGGGAGCCAGCGCTTTTTTTACAACTATTACAAGCGGTAACAAATCCGTATACAATAGCAGACTCAAAATTTACCGAGCCACCACAAGATGACTCTCCACCATTTGTGAGTTATTGTGGCACATAA
- a CDS encoding tetratricopeptide repeat protein → MENNKSSRKVILFPGTVERLFNEAKSLAELNRYHDANELFEQALLLEEGDEVSLSVFAYSLYETKSYERAKEICEDILAKGPNMYFEVMELYLTICMQLRQFKQVEKIIQSLLDEDIIPSDEIDKFTRLKKLNAEIAENQEAHLLQTTIDEDDDDFDAHLFLQLTVQQQLLQIHEMTDINIRPFVEELKIIIETESVHPFIQSLLLILLVEQQVNIPIALAKFNHMDTINPAQLELPTKLPQFQEVMVHITEMLEQDPTMLEAVNHLVAKHAIVLYPFEWSGYNSEDVANSYVNFVKTMFGEILEAHDELEDFLQKLEYMTDLQR, encoded by the coding sequence ATGGAAAATAATAAATCATCGCGGAAAGTTATTTTATTTCCGGGTACTGTTGAGCGATTATTCAATGAGGCCAAATCTTTAGCTGAGCTAAATCGTTATCATGATGCGAATGAATTGTTTGAACAGGCATTGCTTTTAGAGGAAGGTGATGAAGTTTCATTGAGTGTTTTTGCATATTCACTTTATGAAACGAAAAGTTATGAGCGTGCGAAAGAAATTTGTGAGGACATACTCGCAAAAGGGCCGAACATGTACTTTGAAGTAATGGAATTATATTTAACGATTTGTATGCAGCTTCGTCAGTTTAAACAAGTAGAAAAAATCATTCAGTCTCTATTAGATGAAGATATTATTCCAAGCGATGAAATTGACAAGTTTACACGTTTAAAAAAATTAAATGCTGAAATTGCCGAAAACCAAGAGGCGCATTTATTGCAAACAACAATCGATGAAGATGATGATGATTTTGACGCACATCTTTTTTTACAACTTACTGTGCAACAGCAGTTATTACAAATTCATGAAATGACAGATATAAACATTCGACCATTTGTGGAAGAATTAAAGATTATCATCGAAACCGAATCTGTTCATCCGTTTATTCAAAGTTTGTTACTGATTTTATTAGTAGAACAACAAGTAAATATACCAATTGCGCTTGCAAAGTTTAATCACATGGATACAATAAATCCTGCTCAGTTGGAATTACCAACGAAGCTGCCACAATTTCAAGAAGTGATGGTGCATATAACAGAGATGCTGGAGCAAGATCCTACGATGCTTGAGGCTGTAAACCATTTAGTAGCCAAACATGCAATTGTGCTGTACCCATTTGAGTGGAGCGGCTACAATAGTGAAGATGTAGCAAATAGTTACGTTAATTTCGTGAAAACAATGTTCGGCGAAATACTAGAAGCCCATGATGAACTTGAGGATTTTTTACAAAAATTAGAATATATGACCGATTTACAACGGTAG
- a CDS encoding RNA polymerase sigma factor → MEQIIEQYGEYLYHFSYLYVKDIQLAEEITQDVLIKFLIHKEDFRKDASLKTYLTRIAINCCHDELRKQKRKKLLAKLLPIRKNEPSSEQAYLVTESFTTLKDSVFALPVHYREVIVLFYYEEFEVAEIADLLNISQNTVRTRIRRAKELLKNNQELEAAFYDGI, encoded by the coding sequence GTGGAACAAATCATAGAGCAATATGGTGAATATTTATATCATTTTAGCTATTTATACGTGAAGGATATTCAGCTTGCAGAGGAAATTACGCAGGATGTATTAATAAAGTTTCTAATACATAAAGAGGATTTCCGTAAAGATGCCTCATTAAAAACCTATTTAACGCGTATCGCTATTAATTGCTGTCACGATGAATTACGCAAACAAAAGCGCAAAAAATTATTAGCGAAATTACTCCCGATACGTAAAAATGAACCTTCAAGCGAGCAAGCATACTTAGTAACAGAATCGTTTACAACGTTAAAAGATAGTGTGTTTGCATTGCCCGTTCATTATCGAGAAGTAATTGTCTTATTCTACTACGAGGAATTTGAGGTAGCTGAAATTGCCGATTTATTAAACATTTCACAAAACACCGTGCGTACAAGAATTCGTCGTGCAAAGGAATTATTAAAAAACAATCAGGAGTTGGAGGCGGCATTTTATGATGGGATTTAA
- a CDS encoding LLM class flavin-dependent oxidoreductase, with translation MKNFEFGIYSLADIGTNPLTDETPSPSLRLREILTMADLTEQLGLDIFGVGEHHRLDYVVSAPPVVLSAISQRTKRIKLTSTTTVLSTVDPVRLFEDFATLDLLSNGRAEILAGRGAFIESFPLFGYDTKDYDALFEENLLLLQQLNSNDRVTWNGQFRSSLRNADIAPRPLQNEIPIWVGVGGTPQSAIRAGKLGVGMALAILGGPLDRFQPLVDLYREAGQTHEKILNVGVTGHLFIAETTEQAREEFYPFYKNYWQYVNQQRGGLGFQLSFEQFEEMTAPNMALFVGSPEAVAEKIIKQHQLFGHTRFLAQPDIGGQPIELIERSMKLFAEKVVPLVKNYMQQQ, from the coding sequence ATGAAAAACTTTGAATTTGGGATTTATTCACTAGCTGATATTGGGACTAACCCATTAACTGACGAAACACCGAGCCCTTCGCTGCGACTTCGGGAAATATTAACGATGGCAGATTTAACAGAGCAACTTGGACTAGATATATTTGGCGTTGGAGAGCATCATCGCTTAGATTATGTCGTTTCTGCTCCACCCGTTGTTCTATCCGCTATTTCACAACGTACAAAACGTATTAAATTAACGAGCACAACAACGGTATTAAGTACGGTTGATCCAGTACGTTTATTTGAAGATTTTGCTACACTCGATTTACTTAGTAATGGACGTGCTGAAATCTTAGCAGGTCGTGGAGCATTTATTGAATCATTTCCACTATTTGGCTATGACACAAAAGATTACGATGCATTATTTGAAGAAAACTTATTATTACTACAACAATTGAACAGTAATGACCGTGTCACATGGAATGGACAATTTCGCTCTTCATTACGTAATGCCGATATTGCCCCTCGTCCATTACAAAACGAAATTCCGATTTGGGTTGGGGTTGGTGGTACTCCTCAGAGCGCTATTCGTGCAGGAAAACTCGGTGTTGGTATGGCATTAGCGATTTTGGGTGGCCCTCTTGACCGTTTCCAGCCTCTTGTCGATTTGTACAGAGAAGCAGGACAGACGCATGAGAAAATTTTAAATGTTGGTGTTACAGGACATCTATTTATTGCTGAAACAACCGAGCAAGCACGTGAAGAATTTTATCCGTTTTATAAAAATTATTGGCAGTATGTCAATCAGCAACGTGGTGGCTTAGGCTTCCAATTATCCTTTGAACAATTTGAAGAAATGACTGCTCCAAATATGGCGTTATTTGTTGGTAGTCCTGAAGCGGTTGCTGAAAAAATTATTAAGCAGCATCAACTTTTTGGACACACTCGCTTTTTAGCACAACCAGATATCGGTGGACAGCCAATTGAATTAATCGAACGTAGCATGAAGCTATTTGCCGAAAAAGTAGTGCCCCTTGTGAAAAACTATATGCAGCAACAGTAA
- a CDS encoding saccharopine dehydrogenase family protein → MGKALIIGAGGVASVVVHKCVQNSEVFEEIMIASRTKSKCDALKEKLDGGKTIIHTAQVDADNTEELIDLINGFKPDVVINVALPYQDLTIMDACLATKTHYVDTANYEPLETAKFEYKWQWAYKERFEEAGITALLGSGFDPGVTGVFTAHAQKHHFDEIHYIDIVDANGGDHGLPFATNFNPEINIREITANGRFWKEGEWVETKPLEHKMVYNLPEIGEKDCYLLYHEELESLAKNIKGLKQIRFWMTFGQKYLTHLNVLENVGMTSIEPIEFQGQMIQPIQFLKAVLPDPATLGPLTKGKTNIGCIVRGIKDGEEKTYYVYNICDHQECYQEVGSQAISYTTGVPAMIGAMLVMNGEWQKPGVWNVEDFNPDPFMDALNKWGLPWQETENPDLVDLDFTNPSKEVKS, encoded by the coding sequence TTGGGTAAAGCATTGATTATTGGAGCTGGCGGTGTAGCTAGCGTAGTGGTACACAAATGTGTACAAAACTCTGAAGTATTCGAAGAGATTATGATCGCGAGTCGAACAAAATCTAAGTGCGATGCTTTGAAGGAAAAATTAGATGGTGGTAAAACGATTATCCACACAGCACAGGTGGATGCGGATAACACTGAAGAACTAATTGACCTAATCAATGGATTTAAACCAGATGTGGTAATTAACGTAGCTTTACCATATCAAGACTTAACTATTATGGATGCATGTTTAGCAACGAAGACTCACTATGTAGATACAGCTAACTACGAGCCTTTAGAGACAGCTAAATTCGAATATAAATGGCAATGGGCTTATAAAGAGCGTTTTGAAGAAGCTGGTATCACAGCACTTCTAGGTTCTGGTTTCGACCCAGGCGTAACAGGCGTATTCACAGCGCATGCACAAAAGCATCACTTCGATGAAATTCACTACATCGATATCGTGGATGCAAACGGTGGCGACCATGGCCTTCCATTCGCAACAAACTTCAATCCAGAAATCAACATTCGTGAAATCACAGCGAATGGTCGTTTTTGGAAAGAAGGAGAATGGGTTGAAACAAAACCTTTAGAGCACAAAATGGTATACAACTTACCAGAAATCGGCGAAAAAGATTGCTACCTTCTATACCATGAAGAATTAGAATCTTTAGCGAAAAACATTAAAGGATTAAAACAAATCCGCTTCTGGATGACATTTGGTCAAAAATATTTAACACATTTAAACGTGCTTGAAAACGTTGGAATGACTTCAATCGAGCCAATCGAATTCCAAGGCCAAATGATTCAACCAATTCAGTTCTTAAAAGCTGTTTTACCAGACCCTGCAACACTAGGTCCACTAACTAAAGGTAAAACAAACATCGGATGTATCGTTCGCGGTATTAAAGATGGCGAAGAAAAAACATATTATGTATACAACATATGTGACCACCAAGAGTGCTACCAAGAGGTTGGCTCACAAGCAATTTCATACACAACAGGTGTACCAGCAATGATTGGTGCAATGCTTGTGATGAACGGCGAGTGGCAAAAACCAGGTGTTTGGAACGTAGAAGACTTCAATCCAGACCCATTCATGGATGCGCTAAACAAATGGGGCTTACCATGGCAAGAAACAGAAAATCCAGATTTAGTAGACTTAGACTTCACAAACCCTAGCAAAGAGGTTAAATCATAA